The Tessaracoccus timonensis sequence AGACGAGATGCGCACGTGCACCTCGCTGGCGCCGGCTTCGCGCAGCATCCGAACGAGGGCGCGTTGGGTGTTGCCGCGCACGATGGAGTCGTCGACGACCACGAGCCGCTTACCGTCGATCACCGAGCGCAGCGGGTTCAGTTTCAAGCGGATGCCGAGCTGCCGAATGGTGTCGGACGGCTGGATGAACGTACGCCCGACGTACGCGTTCTTCACCAGCCCGAGCCCGAACTCGATGCCCGACCCTTTCGCAAAACCGATAGCCGACGGCGTGCCGGAATCAGGCGTAGGGATCACCAGGTCGGCATCGACGGGATGCTCGTGCGCCAGGCGCCTACCGATCTCGACGCGCGTGTCGTACACGCCCCGCCCGGCGATCGTCGTATCCGGGCGCGCCAGGTACACGTACTCGAAGATGCAGCCCTTCGGCTGCGGCTCGGCGAACCGCTGGGTGCGAAGCCCGGCCGCGTCAATGGCGACGAACTCCCCCGGCTCAATTTCGCGGATGAACGATGCGCCGACGATGTCCAGCGCCGCAGTCTCGCTCGCCACTACCCAGCCTGTGCGCAACCGGCCGAGCACGAGCGGGCGCACGCCCTGCGGGTCGCGCGCGGCGTACAGCGTCGTCGGGGTCATGAACACCAGCGAGAATGCGCCTTTCAGGCGCGGCAGCACTTCGAGCGTGATGTCTTCGAGAGGCCGATCCCCCATCGACACCATGAGCGCGGAGATGAGGGCCGTATCCGACGTCGAATCCATCGCGGCATGCTTCGACGCGACCTTCGCATCCGGCGCGAGCTCACGCAACCACGCTTCGAGCTCGTCGGTGTTGGTGAGGTTGCCGTTGTGCGCGAGCGCCAGCCCGGTGCCGTCGGGGCGCGAGCGGAACGTGGGCTGCGCGTTGTTCCATGTCGACGAACCGCCGGTCGAATACCGGGTATGCCCGACGGCGATGCCGCCCGGCAGCGACTTCAGCGTCGACTCATCGAAGACCTGCGCCACCAGACCCATGTCTTTGAACACCATGATGCGCTCGCCCGACGACACCGCCATGCCGGCGGATTCCTGGCCGCGGTGCTGCAGGGCGAACAGGCCGAAATAGGTGAGCTGGGCGACGTCCTCGTCGGGTGCCCAGACGCCGAACACACCGCACTCGTCTCGAGGTGGGGTGTCGGTGGGGTCGGGCTCGTGGGTGAGTTTGCCGTCGGGTTGGAGCACCCCCTCATCGTATCCGTCTGCCGCAGACCGTGCATGACACGGTGTGGCGTACCTTCCCAGAGCAAAGAAGGAGGCCGGGCCGATGCGGATTACGCACCTGAGCCCGGCCTTCCGTCCCTTGCCCATCACTGGCTTGGGGAACTCGTCATCCCTTCACACCGCCAGCGGTGAGCCCGCTCACGATGTACTTCTGCAGGAACATGAACAGCAGGATAACGGGGATTGCGGCGAGCACAGCGCCTGCCGCGAACACCGACCACGGCGCGTTGCGCTCGTCGGAGGCCCACACGTAGAGGCCGACGGCGAGCGTGTACTGCTCAGGGCGCTGCAGCACCACGCGCGCGAGGATGAACTCACCGTAGGTGCCGACGAAGCTCAGCAGGCCGACCACCGCGAGGATGGGCGATACCAGCCGCATGATGATGCCCCAGAAAATCTGGGCGTGCGTGGCACCGTCGATCTTCGCTGCCTCGTCGAGCTCCTTCGGGATGGTGTTGAAGAAGCCGTACATGAGGAACGTGTTCGCCCCCAGCGCGCCGCCCAGGTAGACGGCGATCAGTCCGAGGTGCTGCCCGAGCCCCAGGGGTGGGTAGATCTCCTGGATGGCGAGCAGCAGCAGGAAGATGGCGACGAAAGCCAGCATCTGCGGGAACATCTGGATGATCAACAGGAACGTGAGCCCGCCGTGGCGGCCCTTGAAGCGGAACCGGCTGAACGCGTAGGCCGCGCATGCCGCCATGAGGACGGTGGCGATGGCGGTGACGCTCGAGACGAACAGTGAGTGCAGCGCCCACTTCGGGAAGTCCGTCTCCAACAGTCTCTGGTAGTGCTCCCCCGTGAACGCCTGGAACAGGTTGTTCGAGCCGGTGAGCGTGCCCCTCGGGTTCACCGATGCAGACACGACGTACAGCAACGGCAGGATGCAGTACACGATGAACACGATGGCGAACAGGTGCTTCCAGCCCACCGACTTGCACCAACGCCACCACGCGCCCTTGACCTTGCGCTTCTTCGGTATGGGCTGCGCGCCGGACGTTGGCTTAGAGGTTATCGATTGCGTACTCATCACATGATCTCCTCAAGCTTGCGGGTCTGACGGAAGCCGAGCCAGGCGATGATGCCCACCACCACGAAGATGATGATCGACAGCGCGCTGGCCACGCCGTATTGCTTCTCACCCTCGAACGAGATGGCGTACACCATCGAGATCAAGATGTCCGTCTCACCGACGTTGAACGGCGCACCCGGGTAGTTGGGGCCACCACCGGTGAGCATGTAGATCAGCGAGAAGTTGTTGAAGTTAAACGCGAAACTCGAAATCAGCAGCGGCGCCACGGACACCATCAGCATCGGCAGCGTCACGTTGAAGAACCGCTTGACCGGGCCCGCGCCGTCCATGATGCCCGCCTCAGTGAGCTCGCCTGGAATCGACTGGAGCGCGCCGGTGCAGATCAGGAACATGTACGGGAAGCCCAGCCACAGGTTCACCATGAGAATCGACAACTTCGCGAGGTTCCCGTCGCCAAGCCAATCGATGGACGCACCGCCCAGGAGTGTCTGGTTAATGAATCCGAACTGCCTGTTCAGCATGCCCTTCCACACCAGCGCGGCCAAGAAGCCGGGGAAGGCGTAGGGCAGGATGAACAGCGAACGGTAGAGGACTCGCCCCTTCACCCGTGGATCGTTGAAGATCACGGCGATGAGCAGCCCCAACGCGAACGTGGTGAACACCGAGAGGAACGCGAACGCGAACGTCCAACCGAGCGACCCGAGGAAGAACT is a genomic window containing:
- the purF gene encoding amidophosphoribosyltransferase — protein: MLQPDGKLTHEPDPTDTPPRDECGVFGVWAPDEDVAQLTYFGLFALQHRGQESAGMAVSSGERIMVFKDMGLVAQVFDESTLKSLPGGIAVGHTRYSTGGSSTWNNAQPTFRSRPDGTGLALAHNGNLTNTDELEAWLRELAPDAKVASKHAAMDSTSDTALISALMVSMGDRPLEDITLEVLPRLKGAFSLVFMTPTTLYAARDPQGVRPLVLGRLRTGWVVASETAALDIVGASFIREIEPGEFVAIDAAGLRTQRFAEPQPKGCIFEYVYLARPDTTIAGRGVYDTRVEIGRRLAHEHPVDADLVIPTPDSGTPSAIGFAKGSGIEFGLGLVKNAYVGRTFIQPSDTIRQLGIRLKLNPLRSVIDGKRLVVVDDSIVRGNTQRALVRMLREAGASEVHVRISSPPVLWPCFYGIDFATRAELIAPGLTVDDICRSIGADSLGYVSLDAMTEATTVPASQLCRACFDGHYPITIPKEQGKLLGITNEEEL
- a CDS encoding sugar ABC transporter permease yields the protein MSTQSITSKPTSGAQPIPKKRKVKGAWWRWCKSVGWKHLFAIVFIVYCILPLLYVVSASVNPRGTLTGSNNLFQAFTGEHYQRLLETDFPKWALHSLFVSSVTAIATVLMAACAAYAFSRFRFKGRHGGLTFLLIIQMFPQMLAFVAIFLLLLAIQEIYPPLGLGQHLGLIAVYLGGALGANTFLMYGFFNTIPKELDEAAKIDGATHAQIFWGIIMRLVSPILAVVGLLSFVGTYGEFILARVVLQRPEQYTLAVGLYVWASDERNAPWSVFAAGAVLAAIPVILLFMFLQKYIVSGLTAGGVKG